From the Candida dubliniensis CD36 chromosome 2, complete sequence genome, the window TCTATGCAATGAGTTTTCTAAAATCCCCCCATTACTCccatcatcattataatcattattatataaaaagTCAACatctaattcatcattatcattatgtATTACCAATCCATTAGTATTCCTCGATCGTCTTGAACCACGTGATTCTTGATGATCAACCTCTAACCAAGGTGTTATCCTTCTTGTCCGTCGTGGAACCCAAGTTTCTTGATTGCAATCACAAATGGGACAACACCAtgtaaataaatcattaacttCTATAACCCCAAGACAATTTAAATGGAAATTACATCCACAATTTTGACAAATAATTCCATTTCTTGAATTAATCGAGCATATATAACAAACACCTTCAATaagttcttcttctacttcttctGCTATTGATGTAGTGATGGTTctgtttgttgttattgcCGATAGTATTcgatcattaataatatattgaGACGGTATATCATTTATTGCTGGATTAGGTAGTAACTTATCTTTAATGGCAATactattgattattttattatgcattgatatttcaattttatggAAACGGTTTCTACACGTTGGACAACTATTGGACTTTTGAGACCATTGAAGTATACATTGATCATGGTACATTTTTGTGGAACAACAGGGGACTTTACCAACTTTATCAAATGGAGAAATTGATTCTAAACAAATCATACACTCTTCTGATAGTGATGATTCTTTCAAATTAGTTTTATCCATTATTGTCAGGAGTCTTTTTGTGAAAAGATATATCAAGAATTTAACTTGTATTGTACTTAGAGTAAATGACaggagaaagaaagaaaagaacaGTTGGTATTAACaatggcaaaaaaaaaaaaaaaaactaaccATGTAAAATATTTAACAGGGAGGACACagaattttattattcacTTACGTTTTTGGAACCAACACACAAGTGTAACCAGcaccacaaccaccactATCACCCCATAACCCATTATGTCACGACATCaatatgatttaattcaatGTATGAAACAACCTGGTAAATCAATAGGATTATTATGTTCAAATTGTGATGGGAAATGTCCAATTTGTGATTCATTTGTTAAACCTACTGAACAAGTTAGAATATGTCAAGATTGTTCTCAAGGTCATCTTTCTAATAAATGTATATTATGTGCTAATAATTTAGgagaaaataatgaaaatggaGTTCCCGCTTATTATTGTCTTGAATGTGTAAGATTAGAAAAACATCGAGAAGGATGTCCAAGAATTATAAATGTTGGTGGTACTAAAACTGATATGATTtatatgaaaaagaaagataataataataataataataataataaatcaagtCTACAAAGTTTTTAAAAACGAGTTCAAAAGTCATTGTATGTATTTATAGATGTATGTATAATTTATTTCTGGTTCATAGAGTTAATGGATGATTCTATAGCTGTATTAATACTTTGTTTCCAACATTGTTCATATTCTTCCTGTAGTGGttttaaatcattcaattgaCGTCTCTTACGATTTGttatcaattcatcaaccatacttcttttattattgatatttttagttaattcattatttaattcttccaaTCTTGCcaaatcttgttgttgtaattgattcaaatcattttgatttcgcaataataattctaaatTTCTATGCTGTAATGCTGAATGTCCTAATGTGGTATATAAATTGGtataa encodes:
- a CDS encoding pre-mRNA-splicing factor, putative (Similar to S. cerevisiae RDS3;~In S. cerevisiae, involved in pre-mRNA splicing and cycloheximide resistance), coding for MSRHQYDLIQCMKQPGKSIGLLCSNCDGKCPICDSFVKPTEQVRICQDCSQGHLSNKCILCANNLGENNENGVPAYYCLECVRLEKHREGCPRIINVGGTKTDMIYMKKKDNNNNNNNNKSSLQSF